The Nostoc sp. 'Lobaria pulmonaria (5183) cyanobiont' genome window below encodes:
- a CDS encoding sulfurtransferase, which translates to MSQYADPSVIVDTQWLANHLNDPNIRIIEVDMSPEPYKNAHIPGAVFWNIFADLLLPDLKMNLDAIAFEKLMARSGITNDTTVIAYGSYPGTGAWIFWLLKVFGHENIRVLNGGYQKWKSEGRPLATELSTFASTDYCARGIDADLRVLHNEIQVSIGRSDRVLVDVRTPQEYSGEWFFDQPPQEGQLTGHIPGAVHLEHTLILNEDGTFKSFNELKNLYDSKGITADKEVFPYCTIGGRSGYIWFVLKYLLGYPNVRNYDGSWNEWSRLPDVAIER; encoded by the coding sequence GTGTCTCAATACGCCGATCCATCTGTTATCGTTGATACCCAGTGGCTTGCAAATCATCTTAACGATCCAAACATCCGCATTATTGAAGTGGATATGAGTCCAGAGCCGTACAAAAATGCTCACATACCTGGTGCTGTCTTCTGGAACATTTTTGCAGACTTACTCTTGCCCGATTTGAAGATGAATTTGGATGCGATCGCTTTTGAAAAGCTGATGGCACGTTCAGGCATCACCAATGACACCACAGTGATTGCTTATGGCAGTTATCCGGGAACAGGAGCCTGGATTTTCTGGTTGTTGAAAGTCTTTGGTCATGAGAATATACGAGTTCTCAATGGCGGCTACCAAAAATGGAAATCAGAAGGTCGTCCACTAGCAACTGAATTATCTACGTTTGCTTCTACTGATTACTGTGCTAGAGGTATTGATGCTGATCTGCGAGTATTACACAATGAAATTCAGGTATCGATAGGTAGAAGCGATCGCGTGTTGGTAGATGTCCGAACACCTCAAGAATATTCTGGTGAGTGGTTTTTCGATCAGCCACCACAAGAAGGTCAACTCACTGGACATATTCCCGGTGCAGTGCATCTTGAGCATACCTTAATTCTCAATGAGGATGGAACTTTTAAATCATTCAACGAATTGAAAAATCTTTATGACAGTAAGGGCATTACGGCTGATAAAGAAGTGTTTCCCTACTGTACTATCGGTGGGCGTTCTGGATATATCTGGTTTGTGTTGAAGTATTTATTGGGTTATCCGAATGTTCGGAATTACGATGGCTCTTGGAATGAGTGGAGTCGCCTGCCAGATGTAGCGATCGAGAGGTAG